TAGGAGATACGATGTTATGAATGGTGCTATTTGGGAGGAAGAAGTAGGTCCGAGGAAGACGTAGTTGGTGATCCACGGATTCGAAACTCTTCCCATAGTGCAGCGCATCTCTCATAAGCAGGGCGTTAGGTACAAAGTGGGGGTACGAGAGCCACCGCTGGGACGGTTTGATCCTATCCTGGGGTACGGTTGTGCCGGTTACCAACACTTGTACCATCTCTAGCGCCAACACACATAATGGGACGGGTCTACCCTTGGCCAGAAAGGCTGGGCTGGTGGGGACAACAAGTTCAAAGTCAGTGCCACCAAGGGCTGGGGTTGGGGTTAGGGTTGGGGTTAGggccagagccagagccagagctAGAGCCAGggccagagccagagccagagccagagccagagccagagccagagccagagccagagccagagccagagccaggGTCAAAGGCCGGTGTCCCTAAGCTCAAGGGAAATGGCCAATCCCAGAGCATGGGTCTAAAGCCAGAGCCCATAATATGGCTAACCTGGTAACAATACTGGGAGCCAGGGCTAGTACTCTGGCCCGCCTTACAAGCCAAGGTTGATGGGTACCAGTCAGTTGTAATGACTGCGTCCAGATTCACCACTGGCAACATAGTTGGCCCTACTGCCTAGTCCAGTTCCGAGGTTATCGTCTGGAAAACAAACCAGAGTATGTTACAGGCCAGTTTACAAGTTGGTACTAAGACTGGTTGAATTGTTGCTGCCAGTGCTCTGCCTCAGCCAAAGGTACGATCAAGGAGAAGGTGTAAAATTGACATTGTTTCCAAGTCCAGTTCAACTGTTTTGTTGTATTGAGGTGTGGGATTTGTCTATATACAACTAGAGGCGACTGGGCAGACAGGTTTCAGTCGCTATGAATGCCGCAACATCTGGCTCAAAGTAGACACGAGTACAAGACTCCAACTAGTTGGATGGCATACTATCCAGTGCACTTGTTGTATGGTTGGGAACACAACAAGCAAGGGCAATGGAAACTTGTTCAAAAATGTAATGCACGGAAAGCAAAAGgataaaacaaaacacaCATTGTATTCCCAtctaaaatatataaacaaaacttATACCATTATAGAtaaattttgaaacatCTGTACAAACTTCAAAAAGATGTACCATAATAACACTTTTGGGTTCTGTTCGGACAGAAAGGAGGATTAGTTCAAATGTTGTAGTTCTAACCAATGACTAACAAGGTCTTAAGATATAATCATGCCCATTTGCAAGTGCTTGCAAAATCTGTTTTAAATTGTCAAACAAGGTCTATTTTCAGTTTATAGTATCGGAAGAGCATCACTCTGTTGATTGTCTTATTTTACGATCTGCAACTCAGGACTTGTCATGAACCTATGTCAAACCTCATATCCAAGTATCTTCTAGTAATTATTGTAACACTCAAAAGTTTCCTTAATTAAGTATTTGGAAGATCTCCTATGGTTGTGACTATGTCTATTAACCAAATTGAGAAGTACGTATTTGAAAATGGATGTGGGGGACTTTATTTATACAACTCCAAGGATCAGTAacctattttttttttttgctttgtttcaaaaacttGCACCACTAAATGAATCGTAAAGTGCAGCCAGATCAAGtcattttgtaatttgaTGAGTTGTCTAATGGGTTTGAACAGCTGAAGATTTCCCAAAGTTGAACCAAGAAGATGTTTTACGTTTTTAACGATAATTTGGCATTTCCTCTACTTACATTGGTAGCACTAAAACACAAAATACATCCGTTTTCCTAATTGGGACcaattcaaaataaaaacaactTTGATGAGAAGAACTTCAAGACAATCACTACTTTAGCTATTTTATCAAACTGGAATGAGCTCAACGAGTTTTTCTTGATGAAATTAACTTAAAGCCTTttcttcgtcttcttccgtcttctttctttctttttcactttttctttaattctttgtcattatttatttaaagcTCCTGAATACCTTTAAATTACATAATATCATGAAAAATCCATTTGACAGTGGCAGTGACGATGAAGATCCATTTCTTAGTAATCCCCAATCTGCACCATCAATGCCCTACGCAGCTTATACAAGTGACAGAACATCTCCCCGTAAAACATACCAACCATTGAATTTTGACAGTGACGACGATGATGCTAAGGAGAGCGAATTCATGGCGTTCCCACTGTCCACTAGTGGATCTCCGTTTCACCAACAGCAATCACCAAGACAATcaccaaatattttttcCAGAAGTACTGCAAGAGCAGCAACTTCGAAGCTGAATATGAGCATATACGATAATACCCCAAACTTacaattcaacaaaagtAGTGCAGCCACGCCAAGAGCACAATTTACATCAAAAGAATCTCCgaaaagacaaaaaacTACTGAAGTAACCATCGACTTTgacaatgatgataatgacaATAATCACACTttagaatttgaaaatgggTCACCTCGTCGTTCATTTCGTAGTAGTGCCATTAGCAGTGAAAGGATTTTGCCTCCTCCGCAGCCAATTTTCTCTCCAGAAACATTCGCCGAAGCCAATGCTcgtgatgaagaaaaatcGGCCGATCAGGAGACATTAGATGAAAAATACGATTATGATTCTTACCAAAAGGAGTACGATGAAATAGAAACTTTGCATTCGGAAAGCACAGCTTATAGTGGTTCGTCTTATTTGTCGGATGGTGCCAGCCCTGAAACTGCTGATTACTTTGGAGCTTCAATTGATGGTAATATTATGCACAACATTAATAATGGATACGTACCAAATAGAGAAAAAACTATtaccaaaagaaaagttaGATTAGTTGGTGGTAAAGCAGGTAACTTGGTCTTGGAGAATCCAGTGCCAACGGAGTTGAGAAAAGTGTTAACTAGAACCGAGTCTCCATTTGGTGAGTTTACCAACATGACATACACAGCGTGCACTTCGCAGCCAGATAATTTCTCCGCTGAGGGGTTCACCTTAAGAGCTGCCAAATATGGCAGAGAAACCGAGATTGTTGTCTGTATAACCATGTATAACGAGGACGAAGTTGCCTTTGCAAGAACTATGCATGGTgtgatgaaaaatattgCTCATTTGTGTTCACGCCATAAATCCAAAATATGGGGGAAAGATAGCTGGAAAAAAGTTCAAGTGATAATAGTTGCAGATGGTAGAAATAAAGTTCAGCAATCCGTTCTTGAATTGCTCACGGCGACAGGCTGCtatcaagaaaatttaGCCAGACCTTAtgtcaacaataacaaagtAAATGCCcatttatttgaatataCCACTCAAATATCTATCGATGAGAATTTGAAGTTCAAAGGAGATGAAAAAAACCTTGCTCCAGTTCAAGTCTTGTTCTGTTTAAAAGAGCTgaaccaaaagaaaatcaattctCACAGATGGCTCTTCAATGCCTTTTGTCCTGTCTTGGATCCCAATGTTATTGTTCTTTTAGATGTGGGTACCAAACCCGATAACCATGCCATTTATAACCTATGGAAAGCATTTGATAGAGATTCCAACGTAGCTGGTGCTGCCGGTGAAATCAAAGCTATGAAAGGTAAGGGTTGGATTAATCTTACAAATCCATTAGTGGCATCACAGAACTTTGAGTATAAATTGTCCAATATTCTTGATAAACCGTTGGAATCACTTTTCGGATATATTTCAGTGTTACCAGGTGCATTGTCTGCATATAGATACATtgctttgaaaaatcacGATGATGGCACAGGGCCATTGGCATCTTATTTCAAAGGTGAAGACTTACTCTGTTCACACGACAAAGACAAAGAGAATACCAAAGCTAATTTTTTTGAGGCAAATATGTATTTGGCTGAAGACAGAATTCTTTGCTGGGAATTGGTGTCCAAAAGAAATGACAATTGGGTACTTAAATTTGTTAAGCTGGCAACCGGTGAAACTGATGTCCCAGAAACAATTGCAGAATTTCTTTCACAGAGACGAAGATGGATTAATGGTGCATTTTTTGCTGCTTTGTATTCCTTGTATCACTTCAGAAAAGTATGGACGACCGATCACTCGTACGTGAGAAAATTTTGGTTACATgttgaatttatttatcaattggcatcattattgttttcatttttttctttgagtAATTTCTATTTAacgttttattttttgacaGGTTCATTGGTATCTTACAAAAGTCTCGGAAAAAAGGGTGgattttggatttttactttattcaattatcTTTGCATTGGTGTTTTGACATCTTTGTTCATTGTTTCCATTGGAAATAGACCACATGCATCAAAGAATATCTTCAAAACATTAATCATATTGTTAACCATATGTGCATTATACGCATTGGTGGTTGGGTTTGTGTTTGTTGTAAATACCATTGCTACTTTTGGAACCGGTGGAACATCTACTTATGTTCTTGTTAGTATCGTGGTTTCATTGTTGTCCACCTATGGTCTTTATACATTGATGTCCATTTTGTACTTGGATCCATGGCACATGTTGACTTGTTCTGTACAATACTTCTTGATGATTCCATCGTACACTTGTACATTACAAATATTTGCATTTTGTAATACTCACGATGTTTCGTGGGGTACAAAAGGTGACAACAACCCCAAAGAAGATTTGACTAATCAATACATCATTGAGAAAAATGCTAGTGGAGAGTTTGAGGctgttattgttgatacaAATATAGATGAGGATTACCTTGAGAcattatataatattagGTCAAAGAgatcaaacaaaaaagtgGCTTTGGGCCATGCTGAAAAGGCACCTCTTGATGGGGATGATTATGCAAAAGACGTCCGGACCAGAGTTGTGTTGTTTTGGATGATTGCAAATTTGGTATTTATAATGACCATGGTACAAGTTTACGAACCAGGTGATACCGGAAGAAACATTTACTTGGCCTTTATTTTGTGGGCAGTAGCAGTGTTGGCTCTTGTCAGAGCCATAGGTTCTCTTGGATACTTGATACAAACATATGCACGGTTCTTTGTGGAATCAAAAAGCAAATGGATGAAACGTGGCTATACTGCACCAAGTCATAATCCATTGAATTAACCCAATCGAAAGACTTCTGTTTAGTGTTTATAGGCAAAGTAAATTGTCTcgtattaataattatctAAAAAGTGGAAGGAAAGTAGTGTAATTTGTACAAAACATTTTGTCAAAATCCGATGTTGTTGCTTTTGGTAGATgctctctttttttttttcaactcttgttttttgttttttttttttttttttttttcctttttttcaagaaacagcaacaaccacaacagaAATATCACATCAAACTCTGACAATGGTGGCATTGAAAAGAGAGGCAGAGCCTCGTGAGAATGGAAAATCCAAGAAACTGAAAACATCGTTGGCAACGTCTTCGTTTGTTTTACATTCATACTCCAAATTACCCAACATTAATGAATACCCAAAGGCTAAATCAACTCCGTTAGACATTTTTGTTTGGGGTACTGGGTCCATGTGTGAATTAGGGCTAGGGCCGTCTGCAAAGAATAAAGAGGTTAAAAGACCAAGGTTAAATCCTTATTTAACGGAAGATAAATTAGGAGGTACAAAAATAGTCGATTTTGCCGTTGGTGGTATGCACACTTTAGCGTTGGATGGGAAGAATAGAATTTGGTCTTGGGGAGGAAACGACAGTGGAGTTTTAGGTAGAGATACATCACAAGCTAAAGAAGTGTTGAAAGACATTGATGGGAAAAATGGTGATGACgacgatgacgatgatgaagatggtGATCTAAACGAAGCTGAATCGACACCTGCATTAGTAGAGAATCTTCCTGAAGGTGAAATTGTACAATTGGCAGCCACTGACAATTTGAGTGCGGCATTATTTGCAAATGGTGATGTATATGCATGGGGGTGTTTCCGTTGTAATGAAGGGTTATTGGGATTTTTAAGAGACGAAATAAAACTCCAAAAAACCCCACTAAAgattaatgaattgaaaaatattgtcCAATTAGCAGCTGGAAAAGATCATTTACTTGCTCTCGACTCAAAGGGAATTGTGTATGCCTGGGGTAATGGACAGCAATATCAACTTGGTCGTAGAATTTTAGAAAGACATCGTTATCGAAGTTTAGAACCACAACAATTTGGGTTatacaatatcaaatacaTTGCTAGTGGAGACTTTCATTGTTTTGCAATCGATCATTCAGACAATGTTTATGCTTGGGGATTGAACCAATATGGTCAATGTGCATTAACAGGTGATAACGGTGAGTTGGAGGATGGATCAGTTTTGATGAAACCCACTTTGATTCCTGAATTATCCCGCAAGGGTATCAAAGAAATTGCTGCTGGCGAGCATCATACATTGGCACTTACAGAGGATGGACAAGTTTATGCGTGGGGTCGGTATGACATGAAAGAAATTGGGATTCCAAAGGACAAGTTACCGAAATCAACTTTTAAAGATCAACACGGGAAACCACGATCCGTGCCTGTTCCTACAAAACTCGACTTTGCTgtgaaaatcaaaacaattgGAGTTGGATCCCATCATTCTTTTGCTGTAACAGTAGACGGTGTTGTTTATGCATGGGGATTTTCCGAAACTTACGGTCCTGGTTTAGGTCCGTCTATCgatgatgttgaaaaaCCAACAAGAATTGTAAATACAGCCACAAAGAACGAAGATATACTTCTTATTGGTGCCGGTGGACAATTTTCAGTAAGTGGTGGTGTCAAAATCGAAGACGAAGAGAAAGCAGAAGATAGGCTTGATAAATACGAAGATTTAGattgagaaaaaaaaaaaaaaaatgtgtaTATTTAGTGTTTCCCgtgatttttctttctttttatcaaaaataacTAGCAAATTTGTCTTGCACTTTCCTCTTTAACTTACCAAATAGTATTATCCCACTTGACCAATTCCAATGCTTGTTGATGAACGTCTTTTTGTGCCTTTGTACGCATGTAAAAAATAGGACAGTCCTTATTTGAACACAAAACTTCTTGATGCAAAGACCCTTGACAGCGTTGGCACTCTGTCCAAAGTcttgaaaatttattttccaaataattcatttgtGAAAGTGCATTTCCATAAAGATCTGGACCTTTCCCATCCTTAATACAATTTGGGCATAAGGCTCCAAGAttgtcttttttcaatggtgTTCTACAGCTAACACATACCTCGGACTTTTTGGCAAACTTCAAAAGCCCACCTGTTTTTGGTGCAGCAACCTTTATAGTTCTAGTGTGAGATCCAGTCAATAATTCTTTGGTCTTTGTTTCACCTAATATTGGAATGAAAATTCTTTCCAATGGTTTTGTCAATTGTTGGTCCAAGTAATACTTTACATCAATTGGTAAAGAATTTTCCAACACATACAAAGGGTCTTCCGATTTTTCGTAATTTTTATCACCACCTGTTTTGATAATTACATATGCCACTCTATCTCCCAATGTTGGTGCCGACCCGGGGTCTCTTTTTCTCATTCGCTCGGCTAACTCGACATGCGCTTGTTTAGCCGAGTAATCGTGTTTGGAGTACGCCTTTGTGATAACCAACTGTGACAAATCAATTCTATTCTGCAACAAATCAGCTATAGTTTGCTTTACAAATCTTTGCGCCTTGGGGACATCTCGTTCTTCAAGAATAAACTCCAATACTTTTGTGATCACATTTTGTACCAATCGGCAATTATCTCTTCTCACAGTTTCAATACCTTTAGTGTCCATTTTGTCAAATTTCTCGGGTCTTGTCCAGTATAAACCAGCATATCTTTTCttattaatcaacaaatatGGAAAATACACTTTTTCAAACTCCAACTTGATTggatttttaaatttggtGGAAACATAGTTGGCAGCCTCTTCTCCTAATTTCATACAAGTTTCCAAATCTTGGTACCCAAATTTAACCATAACAGAATCAGTATCACCATAAATCACTTTGGCGTCATATGGGTGTCCATTTTTCCGAGAATAATATTCTTGAACTTCattttttgtcttttcaATCATTTCACGTCCAAATGCCGTAACGGACGAAGAGATCGCCAAACAAGGCAATTTCCCGACAGTGGCACCAGTGAACCCATACACCGAGTTTGCCGAAATCTTCAATGCCAATTGTCTACCATTAAGAACATCTTTTTTGAAAGGATCAGTTTCCTTTTTTAAATCGGCTTTAGCCTTCTTTCTGGCAGTTAACAACTCGTCTAAAATTGTTGGCAAGATGCCTTTTCTCAATTTagaatttacaaaatagTCGCCGTTGGGTGTTTTTGTGTAGTCATCTTCGGTTAAGCCAAATGCCTTGATGGAATTTTTGTTGAGCAATGTAGTATAACACAAGTTATGTGCCATCATGATTGACGGGTATAACGAGCTAAAATCCAAAGTTGCAATTGGCACATCGTAATAACCACGTTCTGGTTCAATGACTGTTGCACCTTCATACTCTTCGTTTGTCCCCTCACTTTTCAAATTGGGGATAACAATATTCTCTTGCAAACATTTTCTAAACAATTGAGAAATGACCTTTATTTGTTGACCCCTAGATAACAAATATGAAAACGGCACCCCGGTGACTCTTGCCATCTCAGTGTAGTTGACCAAACACATAAGTTTGTCTAGTAATCTTAACGGTAAAAAGGCATCTTTCAAACAATAGACGGCCAaccttcttcttgtttcttttgttcCATTTTGCAAATCAGTGATAATGGAGTGTTGGACATCTTCCTTTTGTTCACCCAAAAAGTGTGCAGAAACAGAATTCAATGTGTAAGATCTCAACTTATATTCTCTTTGGATAAACTGGAGCAAATCCAATTGCATTCTTCCGTCAATATTCACAACTTTGTTTTCCCTGGTACCATATGCTCTTGAACTGAAAACAGCatctttaatttcttgCTTGACCCGTTTCAATCTCCCAAAAAATGGGAAATCGTTCAATCCTAAAGCTTTGGCCCTGTTTAAAACATATGGTATGTCGAAGTTTGCTGTATTATAACCAATTATGACATCGGGATCCACTTTGATTATGAATTCCTTCCAATGCATTAACATATCCTCCTCTCGTTTGTGTTCAAAAATCTGAGAACCAATGATCGAGGAACACGTATTGACAGTGAAAACATTTCTCACAAAAGGCTTTGATTCACCGGATTTCTGCACCACATTGGCAATTTGAATAACAGGGTCGTGTTCAGCTTCTGGGAACACACCTTTTCTTCCAGCAcattcaatatcaaatgataaaataCGAAGTGGGGCCATTTTCAACCATTCCCCTTCTGGCGGGTGTGATATTAAATCTCGATAATCTATCGAACATTCAATTTGGCATGTGGAAATTTTATTACTCactattttatatttatccTGTGGCAATGTGATCCAGGACATACCTGTGATTTTGCAATCAATCATCAATCTCAATAAATAGTTGATGTTGTCATAAGTGACACAGGgatcaatatttttcacCTCTCCATTCTGAAAAGCAGATCTTATTTTGGctatgttgttgttgacaTATATCTTGAAAAAGGGAgttttgatattattactaaACCCCCAAATTGATTCTTTGGATGTTATCTCAACCTTTTCAATACCATCAAAAGTAACTCTCAAATAGTTTGTGAATTCTGTCAAGTTTTCTTGGAACCCTTTGGGGACAGGACAGTAAAAGTAATGAATAAACCCCGTTACATTACACAAGACAGAGTGCCCTTCCTGCGTGATACCAAAAAACCTTGCGTAGGTATTTTCCCGATCACGGTATTCTTCTGCATCCAACTGTTGAAAAGATATGTCGTCTTGCAAGTCTGATGGCAATGGTGGCCTTTCCCATGCTTGATCTGTAGTAGATTCGTGGGCAGCTTGCGTCATATCGAGCAACTCCCTTTCGAACTCAGATGGTTCTTCCGATCCATTTGGGAGCTTCAACTTTTTAAGTGCTGGAGGTGGCAGGGACGTGACTGGTAAGGAATGTGACATGATTGATGTGTTTGTAAAATTGGAGATGGggaaggaaagaaaaaaagtgTCTTGTGGGAATGTTTTATTAGTAGAAGGGAAAGCTTTTATGGTTGTACACGCgttttttcactttttttttttttttttgttttggaaaGTCGCGCACTGTCCACAATTACTAATTAAATTATGTTCGCCTGCGTAGGTATGCGAAACAGTGTTGGGAAGTCGCAGGATCCGCAATAGCAATATATCTAACAATAGATGTAGGTATTAATGCACGTAGTACAAAGATAC
This sequence is a window from Candida dubliniensis CD36 chromosome 7, complete sequence. Protein-coding genes within it:
- a CDS encoding chitin synthase, putative (Similar to S. cerevisiae CHS2); the protein is MKNPFDSGSDDEDPFLSNPQSAPSMPYAAYTSDRTSPRKTYQPLNFDSDDDDAKESEFMAFPSSTSGSPFHQQQSPRQSPNIFSRSTARAATSKSNMSIYDNTPNLQFNKSSAATPRAQFTSKESPKRQKTTEVTIDFDNDDNDNNHTLEFENGSPRRSFRSSAISSERILPPPQPIFSPETFAEANARDEEKSADQETLDEKYDYDSYQKEYDEIETLHSESTAYSGSSYLSDGASPETADYFGASIDGNIMHNINNGYVPNREKTITKRKVRLVGGKAGNLVLENPVPTELRKVLTRTESPFGEFTNMTYTACTSQPDNFSAEGFTLRAAKYGRETEIVVCITMYNEDEVAFARTMHGVMKNIAHLCSRHKSKIWGKDSWKKVQVIIVADGRNKVQQSVLELLTATGCYQENLARPYVNNNKVNAHLFEYTTQISIDENLKFKGDEKNLAPVQVLFCLKESNQKKINSHRWLFNAFCPVLDPNVIVLLDVGTKPDNHAIYNLWKAFDRDSNVAGAAGEIKAMKGKGWINLTNPLVASQNFEYKLSNILDKPLESLFGYISVLPGALSAYRYIALKNHDDGTGPLASYFKGEDLLCSHDKDKENTKANFFEANMYLAEDRILCWELVSKRNDNWVLKFVKSATGETDVPETIAEFLSQRRRWINGAFFAALYSLYHFRKVWTTDHSYVRKFWLHVEFIYQLASLLFSFFSLSNFYLTFYFLTGSLVSYKSLGKKGGFWIFTLFNYLCIGVLTSLFIVSIGNRPHASKNIFKTLIILLTICALYALVVGFVFVVNTIATFGTGGTSTYVLVSIVVSLLSTYGLYTLMSILYLDPWHMLTCSVQYFLMIPSYTCTLQIFAFCNTHDVSWGTKGDNNPKEDLTNQYIIEKNASGEFEAVIVDTNIDEDYLETLYNIRSKRSNKKVALGHAEKAPLDGDDYAKDVRTRVVLFWMIANLVFIMTMVQVYEPGDTGRNIYLAFILWAVAVLALVRAIGSLGYLIQTYARFFVESKSKWMKRGYTAPSHNPLN
- a CDS encoding nucleocytoplasmic trafficking regulator of macromolecules, putative (Similar to S. cerevisiae SRM1); amino-acid sequence: MVALKREAEPRENGKSKKSKTSLATSSFVLHSYSKLPNINEYPKAKSTPLDIFVWGTGSMCELGLGPSAKNKEVKRPRLNPYLTEDKLGGTKIVDFAVGGMHTLALDGKNRIWSWGGNDSGVLGRDTSQAKEVLKDIDGKNGDDDDDDDEDGDLNEAESTPALVENLPEGEIVQLAATDNLSAALFANGDVYAWGCFRCNEGLLGFLRDEIKLQKTPLKINELKNIVQLAAGKDHLLALDSKGIVYAWGNGQQYQLGRRILERHRYRSLEPQQFGLYNIKYIASGDFHCFAIDHSDNVYAWGLNQYGQCALTGDNGELEDGSVLMKPTLIPELSRKGIKEIAAGEHHTLALTEDGQVYAWGRYDMKEIGIPKDKLPKSTFKDQHGKPRSVPVPTKLDFAVKIKTIGVGSHHSFAVTVDGVVYAWGFSETYGPGLGPSIDDVEKPTRIVNTATKNEDILLIGAGGQFSVSGGVKIEDEEKAEDRLDKYEDLD
- the POL3 gene encoding DNA polymerase III, putative; translated protein: MSHSLPVTSSPPPALKKLKLPNGSEEPSEFERELLDMTQAAHESTTDQAWERPPLPSDLQDDISFQQLDAEEYRDRENTYARFFGITQEGHSVLCNVTGFIHYFYCPVPKGFQENLTEFTNYLRVTFDGIEKVEITSKESIWGFSNNIKTPFFKIYVNNNIAKIRSAFQNGEVKNIDPCVTYDNINYLLRLMIDCKITGMSWITLPQDKYKIVSNKISTCQIECSIDYRDLISHPPEGEWLKMAPLRILSFDIECAGRKGVFPEAEHDPVIQIANVVQKSGESKPFVRNVFTVNTCSSIIGSQIFEHKREEDMLMHWKEFIIKVDPDVIIGYNTANFDIPYVLNRAKALGLNDFPFFGRLKRVKQEIKDAVFSSRAYGTRENKVVNIDGRMQLDLLQFIQREYKLRSYTLNSVSAHFLGEQKEDVQHSIITDLQNGTKETRRRLAVYCLKDAFLPLRLLDKLMCLVNYTEMARVTGVPFSYLLSRGQQIKVISQLFRKCLQENIVIPNLKSEGTNEEYEGATVIEPERGYYDVPIATLDFSSLYPSIMMAHNLCYTTLLNKNSIKAFGLTEDDYTKTPNGDYFVNSKLRKGILPTILDELLTARKKAKADLKKETDPFKKDVLNGRQLALKISANSVYGFTGATVGKLPCLAISSSVTAFGREMIEKTKNEVQEYYSRKNGHPYDAKVIYGDTDSVMVKFGYQDLETCMKLGEEAANYVSTKFKNPIKLEFEKVYFPYLLINKKRYAGLYWTRPEKFDKMDTKGIETVRRDNCRLVQNVITKVLEFILEERDVPKAQRFVKQTIADLLQNRIDLSQLVITKAYSKHDYSAKQAHVELAERMRKRDPGSAPTLGDRVAYVIIKTGGDKNYEKSEDPLYVLENSLPIDVKYYLDQQLTKPLERIFIPILGETKTKELLTGSHTRTIKVAAPKTGGLLKFAKKSEVCVSCRTPLKKDNLGALCPNCIKDGKGPDLYGNALSQMNYLENKFSRLWTECQRCQGSLHQEVLCSNKDCPIFYMRTKAQKDVHQQALELVKWDNTIW